The following coding sequences lie in one Daphnia magna isolate NIES unplaced genomic scaffold, ASM2063170v1.1 Dm_contigs117, whole genome shotgun sequence genomic window:
- the LOC116916546 gene encoding protein ALP1-like, with protein MERHPRQVGYLNVISVYSDADFFKHFRVTRTTFQYLLAYLQDNNFRCDIIFHGGCEPMSLYEILYINLQYLGNQGSLRLLADKFNRTDSSVCNVVSQFCNFMFQKQRDFIKWPNREGIPAVSRAFRRKCNFPGAVSALDGCHIPFHPEAPNQVPYRNYKKFCSFNLMAAALPDRSFSYVFCGFPGSVHDSTVFQSSSLFHQLDTECHQFFNQNSYHIIADSAFPLKQWLITPFKKLNGWLPRSQRIFNKKLSSTRMVIELAFGDIKNRFKRCLDINTSIEKGVDIVVTCCILHNVCIQQGDLFYGGKLDEEYLNCNVNNQPYAVGVIDRLAERKRQQICDSLQ; from the coding sequence ATGGAGCGTCATCCTCGTCAAGTTGGATACCTGAACGTGATATCTGTATACTCTGATGCAGATTTTTTCAAACACTTCAGGGTAACGAGAACAACATTCCAGTATTTGTTGGCTTATTTACAAGACAACAACTTCCGCTGTGATATAATATTTCATGGGGGATGTGAACCCATGTCTCTCTATGAAATATTGTATATTAATCTACAGTACCTAGGAAATCAAGGTTCCCTTAGGCTGCTTGCTGATAAGTTCAATAGAACGGACTCCTCAGTTTGCAACGTAGTTTCCCAATTTTGCAATTTCATGTTTCAAAAGCAGCGGGACTTTATCAAGTGGCCAAACAGAGAAGGAATCCCTGCTGTGTCTAGGGCTTTTCGCAGGAAGTGTAACTTTCCTGGAGCAGTATCTGCTCTTGATGGTTGCCACATACCCTTTCATCCTGAAGCTCCAAATCAGGTACCATATCGAAactacaaaaaattttgtagtTTCAATCTTATGGCTGCTGCCTTACCCGATCGGTCGTTTTCATATGTGTTTTGTGGGTTCCCGGGCAGTGTACATGATTCCACTGTATTCCAAAGCAGTTCCTTATTCCATCAGCTAGATACCGAATGCCACCagttttttaatcaaaattcaTACCATATCATTGCTGATTCCGCTTTTCCCTTAAAACAATGGCTTATTACACCATTTAAAAAACTGAATGGGTGGCTACCTAGGAGCCAAAGGATTTTCAATAAGAAATTGTCTTCAACCAGAATGGTTATTGAACTTGCATTTGGGGATATAAAAAATAGATTTAAACGATGTCTAGATATCAACACTAGCATTGAAAAAGGTGTTGATATCGTCGTGACTTGCTGTATATTGCATAATGTTTGTATACAACAAGGAGATCTTTTCTACGGTGGAAAGCTGGACGAGGAATATCTCAATTGCAACGTGAACAACCAACCGTATGCTGTAGGTGTGATAGATCGCTTGGCTGAAAGAAAACGGCAACAAATCTGTGACTCCCTACAATga